The following are encoded together in the Mesoterricola sediminis genome:
- a CDS encoding acyltransferase, whose protein sequence is MNTTPSAQAAMVHPLAVVDPGAEVGEGTRIWHFCHVYPGARVGARCVLGQNVMVAAGVVIGDACKIQNNVSLYEGVVLEDHVFCGPSMVFTNVRTPRCLFPRNTSADYVETRVKRGASIGANATVVCGVTLHEGAFVAAGAVVTRDVPAYAMVAGVPARIIGHMCERGERLVFGPDGVALTSYGQRYRQHPDGTVAKEDA, encoded by the coding sequence ATGAACACGACCCCATCCGCCCAGGCGGCCATGGTCCACCCCCTCGCCGTCGTCGACCCCGGCGCGGAGGTCGGCGAGGGCACCCGCATCTGGCACTTCTGCCACGTCTACCCCGGCGCCCGCGTCGGCGCGCGCTGCGTCCTCGGCCAGAACGTCATGGTGGCCGCCGGGGTGGTGATCGGCGACGCCTGCAAGATCCAGAACAACGTCTCCCTCTACGAGGGCGTCGTCCTCGAGGACCACGTGTTCTGCGGCCCGAGCATGGTCTTCACGAACGTGCGGACGCCCCGCTGCCTCTTCCCCCGGAACACCTCCGCGGACTACGTGGAGACCCGCGTGAAGCGGGGCGCCAGCATCGGGGCCAACGCCACCGTCGTCTGCGGGGTCACCCTCCATGAAGGCGCCTTCGTCGCCGCCGGGGCCGTGGTCACCCGGGACGTGCCGGCCTACGCCATGGTGGCGGGCGTGCCCGCCCGGATCATCGGCCACATGTGCGAGCGGGGGGAGCGGCTGGTCTTCGGGCCGGACGGCGTGGCCCTCACCTCGTACGGCCAGCGCTACCGCCAGCATCCGGACGGCACCGTCGCCAAGGAGGACGCGTGA